In Pedobacter heparinus DSM 2366, the following are encoded in one genomic region:
- a CDS encoding SusD/RagB family nutrient-binding outer membrane lipoprotein has product MKIRNKIFASSLLLLVAIAGMSCKKYLDINKNPLSAEKVEAKLLFGYAVTAWDVSKNSGDNYIALGFLGQTLSSGGDFSENWGSSNLYNISTNIIGNGWKVYYSTAGFNLKQAIKAAESAKPVNNNGAAQCKIILAQLLFEGTTLFGDVPYSQAFDINQFPYPKYDAQKDVLESLLKLLDEANAQIDVANTTKIADYDIFYGGVMANWKKLANSIKFKILMTMVDKDPSKAAAIGALVQAPATMIASPADNFRVLYSGNTNNENPKFRLFGGQNPFTYANKTVTDWMVRKNDPRLPKYFDRPAGETNYIGVPANVDADEHTSLISTYLYRKTAPSLIFSFQEMLFLQAEVYARGIGVPKNLTTANTLYKNALQAAFTFYEADPAKVSAYMTPGGGLVDLTTAADPVKEIHMEQWIDMMDRPLEAFLQWRRSGPDGSEVPLLTVPFGATAGPLFRRLPLSDDEIRANPNIPNPQPKYTDKVWFDL; this is encoded by the coding sequence TCGCAATTGCAGGGATGTCGTGCAAAAAGTATCTGGATATAAATAAAAACCCATTGTCTGCCGAAAAGGTAGAAGCTAAATTGCTGTTTGGCTATGCTGTAACGGCCTGGGATGTAAGTAAAAATAGTGGTGATAATTACATTGCACTTGGATTTCTTGGGCAAACATTATCCTCTGGTGGTGACTTCTCTGAAAACTGGGGTTCGTCCAATTTATACAACATCAGTACCAATATCATCGGTAATGGCTGGAAAGTATATTACAGTACAGCCGGTTTTAACTTGAAACAAGCTATTAAAGCTGCCGAGTCTGCTAAACCTGTAAATAACAATGGGGCTGCACAATGTAAAATTATACTGGCCCAGCTATTGTTTGAGGGAACGACTTTATTTGGTGATGTTCCCTATTCACAGGCTTTTGATATAAATCAGTTTCCTTATCCTAAATATGATGCCCAGAAGGATGTCTTGGAATCTTTATTGAAACTGCTTGATGAAGCTAACGCGCAAATTGATGTGGCAAACACAACCAAGATAGCTGATTATGACATTTTTTATGGTGGTGTAATGGCAAACTGGAAAAAACTCGCCAATTCCATCAAATTTAAAATTTTGATGACAATGGTCGATAAAGATCCTAGTAAAGCTGCAGCCATTGGTGCACTTGTTCAGGCGCCGGCAACTATGATTGCTTCACCTGCTGATAATTTTAGGGTTTTGTATTCAGGAAATACAAACAATGAGAATCCTAAATTCAGGTTATTTGGCGGTCAGAATCCTTTTACTTATGCAAATAAGACTGTTACAGACTGGATGGTTCGAAAAAATGATCCAAGATTGCCAAAATATTTTGATAGGCCAGCAGGGGAAACTAACTATATTGGTGTTCCAGCCAATGTGGATGCGGATGAGCACACTTCTTTGATCAGTACTTATTTGTACAGGAAAACTGCACCTTCGCTTATATTCTCTTTTCAGGAAATGCTGTTTTTGCAGGCAGAAGTTTATGCCAGGGGAATTGGTGTTCCAAAAAATTTGACTACTGCGAATACTTTATATAAGAACGCACTTCAAGCTGCGTTTACTTTTTACGAAGCCGATCCAGCTAAGGTTTCTGCCTATATGACACCTGGAGGTGGCTTGGTTGATTTAACCACCGCTGCAGATCCGGTAAAAGAAATTCATATGGAACAATGGATTGATATGATGGACAGGCCATTGGAGGCATTTTTACAATGGAGAAGATCTGGACCGGACGGAAGTGAAGTGCCATTGCTGACCGTGCCTTTTGGCGCAACAGCTGGACCTCTTTTCAGAAGACTTCCTTTGTCTGATGATGAGATCCGCGCAAATCCTAACATCCCGAACCCACAACCAAAGTATACGGATAAAGTTTGGTTTGATCTATAA
- a CDS encoding S66 peptidase family protein, whose protein sequence is MIKQPPYLKKGDKIAIVCPAKQLPRSIESAIALLEQWGLTVIRGKTVSAVHHQFAGDDALRAADLQGFLDDPEIKAVIAGRGGYGTIRIIDDLDFSTFKRYPKWIVGFSDITVLLSHLFAEVKTQSIHGQMPYTFDEASLASLESLKAALFGGAVSYHHTSTFENRSGHAEGLLIGGNLTLLVAVQGSESEMDYNDKILFLEDVGEHEYSIDRMMRMLKRSGKLAKLKGLIVGAFNEITPESIPFGASPEQVIWDIVKEYNYPVCFNFPTGHIDDNRAMVLGKQVKLGVEGQEVTLSFK, encoded by the coding sequence ATGATTAAGCAGCCCCCGTATTTAAAAAAAGGTGACAAAATTGCAATTGTTTGTCCGGCCAAGCAATTACCCAGGAGTATAGAAAGTGCGATTGCCCTTCTTGAACAATGGGGATTAACCGTGATCAGGGGAAAAACAGTAAGTGCAGTGCACCACCAGTTTGCTGGCGACGATGCTTTAAGGGCTGCTGACCTGCAAGGCTTTTTAGACGATCCGGAAATTAAGGCCGTTATTGCCGGAAGAGGGGGCTATGGCACCATCAGGATCATTGATGACCTTGACTTCAGCACATTTAAACGCTATCCCAAATGGATTGTTGGCTTTAGCGACATCACCGTTTTGCTCTCCCATCTGTTTGCGGAAGTAAAAACACAAAGCATTCATGGCCAAATGCCCTATACATTTGATGAAGCAAGCCTGGCATCGCTCGAATCTTTAAAAGCCGCTTTATTTGGGGGCGCAGTCAGTTATCATCATACCAGCACATTCGAAAACCGCAGTGGCCATGCCGAGGGCCTTTTAATTGGCGGCAATTTAACTTTGCTGGTTGCCGTACAAGGTTCGGAATCGGAAATGGACTATAACGATAAAATCCTGTTTCTGGAAGATGTTGGTGAACATGAATATTCCATAGATAGAATGATGCGTATGTTGAAGCGCAGTGGCAAACTGGCCAAATTAAAAGGCCTTATTGTTGGTGCTTTTAATGAAATTACGCCGGAATCGATTCCCTTTGGTGCCAGTCCCGAGCAGGTCATATGGGATATTGTAAAAGAATACAACTATCCGGTTTGTTTTAATTTTCCTACCGGACATATTGACGACAACCGGGCAATGGTATTGGGGAAACAGGTTAAGTTAGGAGTAGAGGGCCAGGAAGTAACACTGTCTTTTAAATAG
- the metG gene encoding methionine--tRNA ligase: MDNSKIKRYTVTAALPYTNGPVHIGHLAGVYLPADTYVRYLRSNKRDVKFICGSDENGVPITLKAKKEGVTPQVIVDKYHKIIGDSFKEFGVSFDIYHRTSSLMHHQTASDFFETLYNKGVFTEEVTEQYYDEKAQTFLADRYITGTCPKCGNENAYGDQCENCGSTLNATDLINPKSTLSGEPPVRKETRNWFLPLDKYEEQLRKYIDGHKEWKPNVFGQCQSWLNAGLQPRAMTRDLDWGVKVPLKDAEGKVLYVWFDAPIGYISATKELFEYARLDVWNPKAEEYYINQSEVEKGSWEDYWKDEEAKLVHFIGKDNIVFHCIIFPAMLMAHGDYILADNVPANEFLNLEGQKISTSKNWAVWLNEYLEEFKDKQDVLRYVLTATAPETKDNDFTWKDFQARNNNELVAILGNFVNRVVVLTHKYFKGKVPMCMHITPEDQQVMDELAAAPAKISASIENYRFREALGEVMNVARLGNKYLADTEPWKVIKTDEDRVRTILNISLQIAANLEILIEPFLPFTADKLMKMLNYGGHTWESAGNVNLLHRGHQLNEPVLLFEKIEDEAVQAQIDKLNRSKADNTAAAAVTAPAKENIQFEQFTAVDIRVATIIAAEKVEKTKKLLKLTLDTGIDQRTVVSGIAEFYKPEDVIGQQVSLVVNLAPREIKGIVSQGMILMSEDAEGKLAFVAPVVKHNNGSVIR, from the coding sequence TTGGATAACAGTAAAATAAAAAGATATACGGTAACCGCCGCGCTTCCTTATACCAATGGACCGGTACATATCGGGCATTTGGCAGGTGTTTATTTACCTGCAGATACCTATGTGAGGTACCTGCGCTCTAATAAAAGGGATGTAAAGTTTATTTGCGGCTCTGACGAAAATGGGGTACCCATTACCCTCAAGGCCAAAAAAGAAGGGGTAACCCCCCAGGTTATTGTAGATAAATACCATAAGATCATTGGTGATTCTTTTAAAGAATTTGGTGTTTCTTTTGATATTTATCACCGCACATCATCACTGATGCACCACCAGACTGCATCCGACTTTTTTGAGACCCTTTATAACAAAGGGGTTTTTACTGAAGAGGTTACCGAACAGTATTATGATGAAAAGGCACAGACGTTTCTGGCCGATCGCTACATTACCGGTACCTGCCCGAAATGTGGCAATGAAAATGCTTATGGCGATCAGTGCGAAAACTGCGGCAGTACGTTAAATGCAACTGATCTGATCAATCCGAAGTCGACATTATCAGGTGAGCCACCTGTAAGAAAGGAAACCAGGAACTGGTTTTTGCCATTGGATAAATATGAAGAGCAGTTAAGAAAATATATTGACGGACATAAAGAATGGAAGCCAAATGTATTTGGGCAATGCCAATCCTGGTTAAACGCAGGTTTACAGCCCAGGGCGATGACCCGTGATCTGGACTGGGGCGTAAAGGTGCCATTAAAGGATGCGGAAGGGAAAGTACTTTATGTTTGGTTTGACGCCCCTATTGGCTACATTTCAGCAACAAAGGAACTCTTTGAATATGCCCGTCTGGATGTGTGGAACCCAAAGGCCGAAGAATATTATATCAACCAGAGTGAGGTAGAAAAAGGCAGCTGGGAAGATTACTGGAAAGATGAAGAAGCCAAACTGGTGCACTTTATAGGAAAAGACAATATCGTTTTTCATTGCATCATATTTCCGGCAATGTTAATGGCGCATGGCGATTACATTTTAGCAGATAATGTACCGGCCAATGAATTTTTAAACCTGGAAGGGCAGAAAATATCTACTTCTAAAAACTGGGCCGTATGGTTAAATGAATATCTGGAAGAGTTTAAGGATAAACAGGATGTATTGCGCTACGTATTAACGGCCACGGCTCCTGAAACAAAAGATAACGATTTTACCTGGAAAGATTTTCAGGCCAGGAACAACAATGAACTGGTTGCCATATTGGGCAATTTTGTAAACCGGGTGGTGGTACTGACGCACAAGTACTTTAAGGGTAAGGTGCCAATGTGTATGCACATTACACCGGAAGACCAGCAGGTAATGGATGAGCTGGCTGCAGCCCCGGCAAAAATCAGCGCATCGATAGAGAATTACCGTTTCAGGGAAGCGTTGGGTGAGGTAATGAATGTTGCACGCTTGGGCAATAAATACCTGGCAGACACAGAGCCTTGGAAAGTGATTAAAACGGATGAGGACAGGGTGCGTACGATTTTGAACATCAGTTTACAGATCGCTGCCAATTTAGAAATACTGATTGAGCCGTTCCTGCCGTTTACAGCGGATAAGCTGATGAAAATGCTGAACTATGGTGGGCATACCTGGGAATCGGCAGGTAACGTAAATTTACTGCATAGGGGCCATCAGCTGAATGAGCCGGTATTGCTGTTTGAAAAAATTGAAGATGAGGCCGTACAGGCCCAGATAGATAAACTGAACAGGAGCAAAGCGGACAATACTGCTGCTGCTGCGGTTACAGCACCGGCAAAAGAAAACATTCAGTTTGAACAGTTTACAGCCGTTGATATCAGAGTTGCCACGATAATTGCGGCAGAGAAGGTAGAAAAAACCAAAAAGTTGCTAAAACTAACACTGGATACTGGAATAGACCAGCGTACAGTGGTTTCTGGTATAGCCGAATTTTATAAGCCAGAAGATGTGATTGGGCAACAGGTTAGCCTTGTGGTCAATCTGGCACCGAGAGAGATCAAGGGGATTGTTTCACAGGGAATGATCCTGATGTCGGAAGATGCAGAGGGGAAGCTGGCGTTTGTGGCGCCGGTAGTTAAGCATAATAACGGTAGTGTGATCAGGTAA
- a CDS encoding glycoside hydrolase family 2 protein, which produces MTRLNLSLLLLLMVHFAHAQWKPVPGKISTDWAAKVNPSNPLPEYPRPQLVRKSWINLNGLWQYAILPKGSDKIPVSYAGQILVPYAVESSLSGVGKMVGENNVLWYNRSIDLPAKMMGGKLLLHFGAVDWSCRVYVNGKLAGEHAGGYDAFSFDLTSLVRKGVKQNISVQVWDPTDDGPQPRGKQVKQPKGIWYTPVTGIWQTVWLENVPQTYIVATKQTPDIDKKQLAVRVEVADLQSGDQLEVTAWEGAKRVALQAGDPQRELILNIPDPRLWSPESPFLYDLKVAVKRKGKTIDEVASYFGMRKSAMAKDAAGIQRMTLNNQFVFQYGPLDQGWWPDGLYTAPTDEALKFDIEKTKALGFNMIRKHVKVEPARWYYHCDKMGMLVWQDMPSGDTGGNVWDAKPGFITGGKLDKDRSPESENIFRKEWKAIMDQCYNYPSIVSWVPFNEAWGQFKTKEIVDWTMKYDPSRLVNAASGGNYFMGAGQVLDLHIYPAPAMPDPAIFGARQALVLGEFGGLGLPIEGHTWLDKGNWGYQSYKNKEDLFAQYTKFISAIPKLIRSGLSAAVYTQTTDVEIETNGLFTYDRKVLKMPLDGMYQLHRQLYDPSLVKW; this is translated from the coding sequence ATGACAAGACTAAACCTTAGTTTGCTGCTACTGCTTATGGTTCATTTTGCGCATGCGCAATGGAAACCTGTTCCTGGAAAAATTTCAACAGACTGGGCAGCTAAAGTAAACCCATCCAACCCTTTACCTGAATATCCGAGACCACAACTGGTCCGTAAAAGCTGGATAAACCTTAACGGGTTATGGCAATATGCCATTTTACCTAAAGGCAGTGATAAAATACCGGTAAGCTATGCAGGGCAGATCCTGGTTCCTTATGCGGTAGAATCTTCACTGAGTGGTGTGGGTAAAATGGTTGGTGAAAACAATGTATTGTGGTATAACCGCAGCATAGACCTGCCAGCAAAAATGATGGGAGGGAAATTATTGCTTCATTTTGGAGCTGTAGATTGGTCTTGTAGGGTGTATGTAAACGGAAAGCTTGCAGGCGAGCATGCCGGGGGCTATGATGCCTTTTCCTTCGACCTTACTTCGCTGGTCAGAAAGGGTGTTAAACAGAATATTTCCGTACAGGTCTGGGATCCTACAGATGATGGACCACAGCCACGGGGCAAACAGGTTAAACAACCCAAAGGTATTTGGTATACACCTGTTACAGGGATATGGCAAACCGTATGGCTGGAAAATGTACCTCAAACTTATATTGTAGCTACCAAACAAACGCCTGATATTGATAAAAAACAATTGGCTGTTCGGGTAGAAGTTGCTGATTTACAATCGGGCGATCAGCTGGAAGTTACTGCCTGGGAGGGTGCCAAGCGGGTTGCTTTACAGGCCGGTGATCCGCAAAGAGAATTGATACTGAACATTCCTGATCCCAGGTTATGGTCACCGGAATCGCCATTTCTATATGATCTGAAAGTAGCGGTTAAGAGAAAAGGGAAAACGATTGATGAGGTTGCGTCCTATTTTGGAATGCGTAAATCTGCTATGGCTAAGGATGCCGCCGGCATACAAAGGATGACGCTGAACAATCAGTTTGTATTTCAATACGGGCCTTTAGATCAGGGCTGGTGGCCGGATGGTTTATACACGGCCCCAACAGATGAAGCATTAAAATTTGATATCGAAAAAACGAAGGCTTTGGGATTTAATATGATCCGGAAGCATGTTAAAGTAGAGCCGGCCAGATGGTATTACCATTGCGATAAAATGGGCATGCTGGTATGGCAGGATATGCCAAGCGGCGATACCGGAGGAAATGTATGGGATGCGAAACCTGGTTTTATCACCGGCGGCAAGCTGGATAAGGACCGTAGCCCGGAATCGGAAAATATTTTCAGAAAGGAGTGGAAAGCCATTATGGATCAGTGCTATAATTATCCGAGCATTGTTTCCTGGGTTCCTTTTAACGAAGCATGGGGCCAATTTAAAACCAAAGAAATTGTAGACTGGACGATGAAATATGATCCATCGCGCCTGGTAAATGCAGCGAGTGGCGGAAATTATTTTATGGGCGCAGGACAGGTGCTCGACCTCCACATTTATCCGGCACCTGCGATGCCTGATCCTGCAATTTTTGGTGCCCGGCAAGCTTTGGTGTTGGGTGAATTTGGTGGATTGGGGCTGCCGATTGAGGGGCATACCTGGCTGGACAAGGGCAATTGGGGATACCAGAGTTATAAAAACAAGGAGGATCTGTTTGCACAGTATACCAAGTTTATCAGCGCTATTCCTAAATTGATCCGTTCGGGCTTATCTGCTGCGGTTTATACCCAGACAACGGATGTGGAAATAGAAACCAATGGCCTGTTTACGTATGATAGAAAAGTGTTAAAAATGCC